One window from the genome of Myxococcales bacterium encodes:
- the hrcA gene encoding heat-inducible transcription repressor HrcA, translated as MPAKELDRRERRILQAVVSEYLEHGDAVSSRQVTARHPIGVSPATVRGVMADLEHIGLLEQRHTSAGRVPTPAGLRIFIDTLLRVRDLSPENQAEIRQFLRAGGGSQPGEVMARASTLLSQLTHHAAVVTTPALDEQRIAHLEFVLLRGDKVLCVVVTTDGRIENRLLAVDVAQLPLLERAQSHLAHLACGLTFAEMRQRVIGELGALSDQYEHAVALQLGAQVSEVFSGQNGGIVVSGQSNLLSGALSDAAQPAGAVARVHELLQALEDKRSVLALLDKARLSPQLQVYLGAETAHHAFADASVVAIPYGAPGRALGALAVIGPTHMNYGKVISVVDFTAEVLSEILTES; from the coding sequence ATGCCTGCCAAGGAGCTCGATCGGCGCGAGCGTCGCATCTTGCAAGCCGTGGTCTCTGAGTACTTGGAGCACGGCGACGCGGTGTCGTCGCGGCAGGTTACGGCGCGCCATCCAATCGGCGTCTCCCCGGCGACGGTGCGCGGCGTCATGGCGGATTTAGAGCACATCGGCCTGCTCGAACAGCGTCATACCTCGGCGGGACGCGTGCCGACGCCCGCGGGATTGCGCATATTTATCGATACCTTGCTGCGTGTGCGAGACCTATCGCCTGAAAATCAGGCGGAAATCCGCCAGTTCCTGCGCGCCGGTGGGGGCAGCCAGCCGGGCGAGGTCATGGCGCGCGCTTCGACCTTGTTATCGCAGCTCACGCACCACGCCGCGGTGGTGACGACGCCGGCGCTCGACGAGCAACGCATTGCGCACCTTGAGTTTGTGCTGCTACGCGGCGACAAGGTGTTGTGCGTGGTGGTGACCACCGATGGCCGCATCGAAAATCGCCTGCTCGCGGTTGACGTCGCGCAGCTGCCGCTCCTTGAGCGCGCGCAATCGCATCTCGCGCATCTAGCCTGTGGCCTGACCTTCGCGGAGATGCGCCAGCGCGTGATCGGCGAGCTCGGCGCGCTGTCGGATCAATACGAGCATGCGGTCGCGCTGCAGCTCGGCGCGCAAGTTTCTGAAGTGTTTTCTGGGCAAAACGGCGGCATCGTGGTGAGCGGCCAGTCGAATCTGTTGTCGGGTGCCTTGAGCGATGCCGCTCAGCCGGCCGGCGCGGTGGCCCGCGTCCACGAGCTCTTGCAGGCGCTAGAGGATAAGCGGTCGGTGCTCGCCTTGCTCGACAAGGCGCGGCTCTCGCCTCAGCTCCAAGTTTATTTAGGCGCCGAAACGGCCCACCATGCCTTCGCCGACGCCTCGGTCGTGGCGATTCCGTACGGGGCGCCAGGTCGCGCGCTCGGCGCCTTGGCGGTGATTGGGCCGACCCATATGAATTACGGCAAGGTGATCTCGGTGGTCGATTTTACCGCCGAGGTGCTTTCTGAAATCCTGACCGAATCGTAG